DNA from Myxococcaceae bacterium JPH2:
CGTCGCACTCGCCCGCGAGTCCCAGCCGCGCCGCGATGCGGTTCGCGGTGGCGGGCGCCGTCACGTCTCCGCCAATGCTGCTCACGTAGATGATCCGCCGCAGCGCTCGCGCCGGAAGCTCGGCGCGCTCCAGCGCCTTCTCCAGCGCCTGCGCGGCCAAATCAGAGGCCTGCGTGCCGGGCGGCGAGTGGTAGCGCACGTGGATGCCCGTCTTGCGCTTCACCTCCTCGGGGTCTCGCCCCACCTGGGCGCAGACCTCCTCCGTCGTCACGGCGCGGCCGGGCAGCACGCCGCCCGTGCCCAGGATGCGGACCGGAATCACGCCGCCCTCCTTCCCGCCGCGCCCTCGGGGCGCTTGCTGCGCCGCTTGAGCTTCTCCCAGTGGTCCGCCAGCGCCTCCAGCTTCGCCTGCAGTGACGGGTCTTGCTCCGCCTGCTTGATGATGTCCTGCGCGCGCGTGAACTCCATGGCGGTCAGCAGCGGCTCGTTGCGCGAGAGGATGTCGTAGCCCACGTCCGCCTGCTGCGTGCCGACCTCCCCGCTGTTGTGCAGGAGGAGGACGCCGCTGGCGACGAGGTCCAGCATGCGCTCCAAGGGATTGAGCGCGGCGATGAAGCGGCCAATCGTGCCGGGGAGCAGCGGCTGCCGCGAGCTGTGTCCGAAGGGGAAGATGTTGCCCGCGAAGGTGAGGTCGGCGCCGGCGCGCAGCAGCGCCTCGGCCGGGACGTTGCTCGTGAAGGCGCCGTCCACGTAGCGCGCGGGGGGGCGCAGCGTGGGCGCCCAGATGCCGGGCGCCGAGCTGCTCGCGCGCACCGCCAGCGCCAGCGGACCCTCCTCCATCGCCGTGCACAGGCCCGTGGTCAGGTCACTGGCCACCGGCAGGAAGCGCGTCGTCAAGGAGCCCAACGCCACGTTCCCCAGGTCTCGCTCCACGCGCCACTGCAGCGCCCAGGTGCTGATGACCGAGGCCAGCGCCGCCACCGTGATGCGGCGACTCATGGCCTGCTCCACCAGCAGGTCCAGACCGCCGAGCCCATCCGCCCCATCCAGCGCGGTGCCGCAGAAGTAGCCGCCTACCGCCGAGCCCATGCTGGCGCTGCTCACCATGTCGATGGGGATGCCTCGCTGCACCATCCAGCGCAGCACGTGCACGTGGTAGAAGCCCCATACGCCGCCACCGCTCAGCGCCACGCCCACGCGCCGGTGCGTCACCGCTCGCGCCCAGCGCGCCAGGCTGTCCAACGTCCCCGCGTTCAGCCCCAGGGCCTCCAGCGGCGCGTCGCCCACGGGCG
Protein-coding regions in this window:
- a CDS encoding patatin-like phospholipase family protein; amino-acid sequence: MDTLPSLSETRQRLFALKQAGPLRYTSNSVLLQLLESAQELTWEEGHQVCQEGQPFEGFFLLRDGVLEARRDGLVLLQLRPGQVLGVESVVRGIASATVTALARSRALFFPREAVLSLAEARAGLRQDLGLDLLGNDGGRQHAVDQRAEVVAFSTAPELRGVPLSLLVGLLAKVQVRDFGDRVLLLKQGTPAAMPVLGADGVYYATVPTDVTEQQVREFVLSHSGEARFDYVFLDGFEPPGLEQDKTVRLVDRPPPTQVPTARVLPLLRSVAHRTLPTVLIHPRRPPEEQELCGRQLRNDGDAGREPDSLAPVWVRLDWDELERKAPVGDAPLEALGLNAGTLDSLARWARAVTHRRVGVALSGGGVWGFYHVHVLRWMVQRGIPIDMVSSASMGSAVGGYFCGTALDGADGLGGLDLLVEQAMSRRITVAALASVISTWALQWRVERDLGNVALGSLTTRFLPVASDLTTGLCTAMEEGPLALAVRASSSAPGIWAPTLRPPARYVDGAFTSNVPAEALLRAGADLTFAGNIFPFGHSSRQPLLPGTIGRFIAALNPLERMLDLVASGVLLLHNSGEVGTQQADVGYDILSRNEPLLTAMEFTRAQDIIKQAEQDPSLQAKLEALADHWEKLKRRSKRPEGAAGRRAA